A genomic region of Nitrospirota bacterium contains the following coding sequences:
- a CDS encoding type II toxin-antitoxin system HicB family antitoxin — translation MESKLSFRIVFRPEPEGGYTVIVPSLPGCITYGETVEEAGRMAEDAIRAYLVSMKKHGEEIVDDSRTLESVLNLEYA, via the coding sequence ATGGAATCCAAGCTCTCATTTCGGATTGTTTTTCGACCGGAGCCTGAAGGTGGTTATACGGTCATTGTGCCGTCTCTCCCGGGGTGCATCACCTATGGAGAAACCGTGGAAGAGGCTGGCAGAATGGCTGAGGATGCCATACGGGCATATTTGGTGAGCATGAAGAAGCATGGCGAGGAAATAGTCGATGATTCCAGGACACTGGAAAGCGTTTTAAATCTGGAATATGCCTAA
- a CDS encoding type II toxin-antitoxin system HicA family toxin, with amino-acid sequence MPKLPALTPDEVIRILVQNGFELDHQTGSHRIYYNSATKKRVVVPYHRKDLPKGTLNSILKQAGLRDIF; translated from the coding sequence ATGCCTAAACTTCCCGCGTTAACACCGGATGAGGTCATAAGAATATTGGTCCAAAATGGATTTGAACTCGATCACCAGACCGGAAGCCATAGAATATATTATAACTCCGCAACAAAAAAGCGCGTTGTAGTTCCCTATCACAGAAAAGACCTTCCTAAAGGAACCCTAAACTCCATTCTTAAACAGGCAGGATTGAGGGATATTTTTTGA